In Bdellovibrio sp. GT3, one genomic interval encodes:
- a CDS encoding RrF2 family transcriptional regulator, with the protein MNKINRKLEYALMALKYMSQKIPGELTSAKEVSDAFNTPFDATARVMQQMAQKGGFLRAEYGANGGYQITKDLAKVSIHDLVEVIEGPTALVKCLHKEAPCEIQGTCNIVSPITTLNNKLTDFYKSVSLKDLLVERTAMSKKSSETVIHG; encoded by the coding sequence ATGAATAAGATCAATCGGAAATTAGAATACGCATTGATGGCTTTGAAGTACATGAGCCAGAAAATTCCAGGGGAGCTGACTTCTGCAAAAGAAGTTTCAGATGCCTTTAATACTCCTTTTGATGCAACTGCTCGCGTGATGCAACAGATGGCTCAAAAAGGCGGATTTCTTCGCGCTGAGTACGGTGCCAACGGTGGTTATCAAATCACCAAGGACCTCGCAAAAGTTTCCATCCATGATTTGGTGGAAGTGATCGAAGGTCCCACGGCTCTGGTGAAGTGCCTGCACAAAGAAGCGCCTTGTGAAATTCAAGGGACTTGCAACATTGTTTCCCCAATTACGACTTTGAATAATAAGCTCACTGACTTTTATAAATCCGTCAGTTTGAAAGATCTTTTAGTTGAAAGAACTGCGATGTCGAAAAAATCTTCTGAGACGGTGATTCATGGATAA